The Cloeon dipterum chromosome 3, ieCloDipt1.1, whole genome shotgun sequence genome includes a region encoding these proteins:
- the LOC135939632 gene encoding low-density lipoprotein receptor-like isoform X3, whose protein sequence is MRYAFLFLAIIAGFSAAENVTTPTAAPSLTTTSRVVSTTTLASTTTTSTTTSTSTTAAPTTPKVVTVQQNDNKTCSSTEFRCKNGRCIPDHWQCDSENDCQDNSDEDTEICHVKKCTSEEFTCRSQSGECIPLSWMCDDSPDCTDGSDEKSCNETCRSDEFTCGNGKCIQKRWMCDRDDDCGDGSDEHNCPNTKCSEDTEFACGVNHCITLRWRCDGDPDCPDGLDEQNCTGFPTTKPYHSHCNAREFECMDRMSCIHHAWLCDGDRDCPDGSDEEAPNCVIGTCRPDQFRCNSGHCIPGHLHCSGTPECTDNSDELNCTSPAPKCDPHTEFDCGLATGAASGICIPLSKVCDKKPDCPNWEDEPGEKCGRNECLDNNGGCSQKCVDTPAGFYCDCLPGFQLVDNRTCEDINECNTPGTCSQTCINEKGSFKCQCLDEYQKEPRDHTRCKATEGHASLLFARRHDIRKISLDHHEMTAIVNETKSATALDFVFRTGMIFWSDVSEQKIYKAPIDEGKDKVVVVRNEITTSDGLAVDWIYNHIYWTDTGKNTIELANFDGSMRKTLIKDDLEEPRAIALNPVDGWMYWTDWGTEPKIERAGMDGSHRQTIVNYEVKWPNGLTLDLVKKQVYWVDAKLNTISSCDYDGKNRRVILYSPDVLQHPFSITTFEDWVYWSDWDKQALFKANKFNGKDVTPVTATHMVQFPMVVHVYHPYRQPDGPNHCQAVNGHCSHLCLPAPIINANSPKISCACPDGLTLIEDRLMCVEMSIPKHNGSSSDKAASGQSDELADSGMVAGIVIAVVTIVLIVAALVAFVVYRHYLHRNVTSMNFDNPVYRKTTEDSFSLEKNQYHPNSRIYPSTVGEEAEEPLTNPGTNEFV, encoded by the exons ATGCGATACGCATTCCTCTTCCTGGCGATCATCGCCGGATTTTCGGCCGCCGAAAACGTGACCACCCCAACTGCCGCCCCCTCGTTGACTACCACTAGTCGAGTGGTGTCAACCACAACCCTCGCAAGCACCACCACGACTAGCACGACTACGAGCACTAGCACCACAGCCGCTCCGACGACCCCTAAAGTCGTCACCGTCCAGCAGAACG ACAACAAGACCTGCTCCAGCACCGAATTCCGATGCAAAAATGGACGCTGCATCCCTGATCACTGGCAGTGTGACAGTGAAAACGACTGTCAGGACAACAGCGACGAAGATACGGAAATATGCC ATGTGAAGAAATGCACCAGCGAGGAGTTCACGTGCCGCAGCCAGTCCGGCGAGTGCATCCCCCTGTCGTGGATGTGCGACGACAGCCCCGACTGCACCGACGGATCCGACGAGAAATCTTGCA ATGAAACATGCCGCTCTGATGAGTTCACGTGTGGCAACGGCAAGTGCATCCAGAAGCGGTGGATGTGTGACCGTGACGACGACTGCGGCGACGGATCCGACGAGCACAATTGTCCCAACACCAAGTGCTCTGAAGACACCGAGTTTGCCTGCGGCGTCAACCACTGCATCACCCTCAGGTGGCGATGCGACGGCGACCCCGACTGTCCTGACGGACTGGACGAACAG AACTGCACTGGCTTCCCGACAACCAAGCCGTACCACTCGCACTGCAACGCACGTGAATTCGAGTGCATGGACCGAATGAGCTGCATCCACCACGCGTGGCTGTGCGACGGAGACCGCGACTGTCCCGATGGCTCCGACGAAGAGGCACCTAATTGCGTCATTGGCACCTGCAGGCCAGATCAGTTCCGCTGCAACTCCGGCCACTGCATTCCGGGACACTTGCACTGCAGCGGAACCCCCGAGTGCACCGACAACAGTGACGAACTTAATTGCA CCTCTCCAGCGCCTAAGTGCGACCCACACACCGAGTTTGACTGCGGTTTGGCGACCGGTGCCGCGTCTGGCATCTGCATTCCCCTAAGCAAAGTCTGCGACAAAAAGCCCGACTGCCCGAACTGGGAGGACGAACCTGGTGAAAAGTGCGGCCGCAACGAGTGTCTCGACAACAATGGCGGCTGCTCGCAAAAGTGTGTGGACACCCCCGCCGGCTTTTACTGTGACTGTCTGCCCGGCTTCCAGCTCGTAGACAACAGAACGTGTGAAG ATATCAACGAGTGCAACACACCTGGCACCTGCTCGCAAACGTGCATCAATGAAAAGGGTTCATTCAAGTGCCAATGTCTGGACGAGTACCAGAAGGAGCCGCGCGACCACACCAGGTGCAAGGCCACCGAAGGCCACGCTTCTCTGCTCTTCGCCCGCAGACACGACATCAGGAAAATCTCGCTGGACCACCATGAAATGACGGCCATCGTGAACGAGACCAAGAGTGCCACTGCCTTGGACTTTGTTTTCCGCACTGGCATGATCTTCTGGAGCGACGTCAGCGAGCAAAAGATTTACAA GGCGCCAATCGACGAGGGCAAGGACAAAGTGGTCGTGGTGCGGAACGAAATCACCACCTCAGACGGCCTGGCTGTCGACTGGATCTACAACCACATTTACTGGACCGACACTGGCAAGAACACCATCGAGTTGGCCAACTTTGACGGCAGCATGCGCAAGACGCTGATCAAGGACGATTTGGAGGAGCCAAGAGCGATCGCCCTCAACCCTGTCGACGGTTGGATGTACTGGACCGACTGGGGCACCGAGCCCAAGATCGAGAGGGCCGGCATGGACGGCTCGCACCGCCAGACCATTGTCAACTATGAGGTCAAATGGCCCAACGGGCTGACTCTCGACTTGGTCAAGAAGCAAGTTTACTGGGTCGACGCAAAGTTGAACACCATTTCATCATGCGATTACGATGGCAAGAACAGGCGGGTCATCCTCTACTCGCCAGATGTCCTGCAACACCCCTTCTCGATCACCACCTTCGAAGACTGGGTCTACTGGTCCGACTGGGACAAACAAGCTCTCTTCAAGGCCAACAAATTCAACGGCAAAGATGTGACTCCTGTCACTGCTACTCACATG GTTCAGTTTCCTATGGTGGTGCACGTGTACCACCCTTACCGGCAGCCCGATGGCCCCAACCACTGCCAGGCAGTGAACGGGCACTGCTCGCAtctctgcctgcctgctcctATTATCAACGCTAACTCACCAAAGATCTCATGTGCCTGTCCTGATGGCCTCACCCTCATCGAGGACAGACTGATGTGTGTCGAAATGA GTATACCAAAGCACAACGGCTCCAGCTCAGACAAGGCCGCTTCAGGACAGAGCGACGAGTTGGCTGACTCCGGAATGGTTGCCGGAATCGTGATCGCGGTGGTCACCATCGTGCTCATCGTCGCCGCCCTG GTGGCATTCGTGGTGTACAGACACTACCTGCACCGCAACGTCACCAGCATGAACTTCGACAACCCAGTGTACCGAAAGACTACCGAAGACTCGTTCTCATTGGAGAAGAATCAATACCACCCGAACAGCAGAATATACCCGTCGACGGTGGGCGAAGAG GCTGAGGAGCCGCTGACAAACCCCGGAACAAATGAGTTTGTGTAA
- the LOC135939632 gene encoding low-density lipoprotein receptor-like isoform X1, producing MRYAFLFLAIIAGFSAAENVTTPTAAPSLTTTSRVVSTTTLASTTTTSTTTSTSTTAAPTTPKVVTVQQNDNKTCSSTEFRCKNGRCIPDHWQCDSENDCQDNSDEDTEICHVKKCTSEEFTCRSQSGECIPLSWMCDDSPDCTDGSDEKSCNETCRSDEFTCGNGKCIQKRWMCDRDDDCGDGSDEHNCPNTKCSEDTEFACGVNHCITLRWRCDGDPDCPDGLDEQNCTGFPTTKPYHSHCNAREFECMDRMSCIHHAWLCDGDRDCPDGSDEEAPNCVIGTCRPDQFRCNSGHCIPGHLHCSGTPECTDNSDELNCTSPAPKCDPHTEFDCGLATGAASGICIPLSKVCDKKPDCPNWEDEPGEKCGRNECLDNNGGCSQKCVDTPAGFYCDCLPGFQLVDNRTCEDINECNTPGTCSQTCINEKGSFKCQCLDEYQKEPRDHTRCKATEGHASLLFARRHDIRKISLDHHEMTAIVNETKSATALDFVFRTGMIFWSDVSEQKIYKAPIDEGKDKVVVVRNEITTSDGLAVDWIYNHIYWTDTGKNTIELANFDGSMRKTLIKDDLEEPRAIALNPVDGWMYWTDWGTEPKIERAGMDGSHRQTIVNYEVKWPNGLTLDLVKKQVYWVDAKLNTISSCDYDGKNRRVILYSPDVLQHPFSITTFEDWVYWSDWDKQALFKANKFNGKDVTPVTATHMVQFPMVVHVYHPYRQPDGPNHCQAVNGHCSHLCLPAPIINANSPKISCACPDGLTLIEDRLMCVEMTNSTDSPATSGSTSGSSTDSLNPSIPKHNGSSSDKAASGQSDELADSGMVAGIVIAVVTIVLIVAALVAFVVYRHYLHRNVTSMNFDNPVYRKTTEDSFSLEKNQYHPNSRIYPSTVGEEAEEPLTNPGTNEFV from the exons ATGCGATACGCATTCCTCTTCCTGGCGATCATCGCCGGATTTTCGGCCGCCGAAAACGTGACCACCCCAACTGCCGCCCCCTCGTTGACTACCACTAGTCGAGTGGTGTCAACCACAACCCTCGCAAGCACCACCACGACTAGCACGACTACGAGCACTAGCACCACAGCCGCTCCGACGACCCCTAAAGTCGTCACCGTCCAGCAGAACG ACAACAAGACCTGCTCCAGCACCGAATTCCGATGCAAAAATGGACGCTGCATCCCTGATCACTGGCAGTGTGACAGTGAAAACGACTGTCAGGACAACAGCGACGAAGATACGGAAATATGCC ATGTGAAGAAATGCACCAGCGAGGAGTTCACGTGCCGCAGCCAGTCCGGCGAGTGCATCCCCCTGTCGTGGATGTGCGACGACAGCCCCGACTGCACCGACGGATCCGACGAGAAATCTTGCA ATGAAACATGCCGCTCTGATGAGTTCACGTGTGGCAACGGCAAGTGCATCCAGAAGCGGTGGATGTGTGACCGTGACGACGACTGCGGCGACGGATCCGACGAGCACAATTGTCCCAACACCAAGTGCTCTGAAGACACCGAGTTTGCCTGCGGCGTCAACCACTGCATCACCCTCAGGTGGCGATGCGACGGCGACCCCGACTGTCCTGACGGACTGGACGAACAG AACTGCACTGGCTTCCCGACAACCAAGCCGTACCACTCGCACTGCAACGCACGTGAATTCGAGTGCATGGACCGAATGAGCTGCATCCACCACGCGTGGCTGTGCGACGGAGACCGCGACTGTCCCGATGGCTCCGACGAAGAGGCACCTAATTGCGTCATTGGCACCTGCAGGCCAGATCAGTTCCGCTGCAACTCCGGCCACTGCATTCCGGGACACTTGCACTGCAGCGGAACCCCCGAGTGCACCGACAACAGTGACGAACTTAATTGCA CCTCTCCAGCGCCTAAGTGCGACCCACACACCGAGTTTGACTGCGGTTTGGCGACCGGTGCCGCGTCTGGCATCTGCATTCCCCTAAGCAAAGTCTGCGACAAAAAGCCCGACTGCCCGAACTGGGAGGACGAACCTGGTGAAAAGTGCGGCCGCAACGAGTGTCTCGACAACAATGGCGGCTGCTCGCAAAAGTGTGTGGACACCCCCGCCGGCTTTTACTGTGACTGTCTGCCCGGCTTCCAGCTCGTAGACAACAGAACGTGTGAAG ATATCAACGAGTGCAACACACCTGGCACCTGCTCGCAAACGTGCATCAATGAAAAGGGTTCATTCAAGTGCCAATGTCTGGACGAGTACCAGAAGGAGCCGCGCGACCACACCAGGTGCAAGGCCACCGAAGGCCACGCTTCTCTGCTCTTCGCCCGCAGACACGACATCAGGAAAATCTCGCTGGACCACCATGAAATGACGGCCATCGTGAACGAGACCAAGAGTGCCACTGCCTTGGACTTTGTTTTCCGCACTGGCATGATCTTCTGGAGCGACGTCAGCGAGCAAAAGATTTACAA GGCGCCAATCGACGAGGGCAAGGACAAAGTGGTCGTGGTGCGGAACGAAATCACCACCTCAGACGGCCTGGCTGTCGACTGGATCTACAACCACATTTACTGGACCGACACTGGCAAGAACACCATCGAGTTGGCCAACTTTGACGGCAGCATGCGCAAGACGCTGATCAAGGACGATTTGGAGGAGCCAAGAGCGATCGCCCTCAACCCTGTCGACGGTTGGATGTACTGGACCGACTGGGGCACCGAGCCCAAGATCGAGAGGGCCGGCATGGACGGCTCGCACCGCCAGACCATTGTCAACTATGAGGTCAAATGGCCCAACGGGCTGACTCTCGACTTGGTCAAGAAGCAAGTTTACTGGGTCGACGCAAAGTTGAACACCATTTCATCATGCGATTACGATGGCAAGAACAGGCGGGTCATCCTCTACTCGCCAGATGTCCTGCAACACCCCTTCTCGATCACCACCTTCGAAGACTGGGTCTACTGGTCCGACTGGGACAAACAAGCTCTCTTCAAGGCCAACAAATTCAACGGCAAAGATGTGACTCCTGTCACTGCTACTCACATG GTTCAGTTTCCTATGGTGGTGCACGTGTACCACCCTTACCGGCAGCCCGATGGCCCCAACCACTGCCAGGCAGTGAACGGGCACTGCTCGCAtctctgcctgcctgctcctATTATCAACGCTAACTCACCAAAGATCTCATGTGCCTGTCCTGATGGCCTCACCCTCATCGAGGACAGACTGATGTGTGTCGAAATGA CAAACAGCACTGATTCTCCTGCCACGTCTGGATCAACTTCAGGCAGCTCAACTGATTCCTTGAACCCCA GTATACCAAAGCACAACGGCTCCAGCTCAGACAAGGCCGCTTCAGGACAGAGCGACGAGTTGGCTGACTCCGGAATGGTTGCCGGAATCGTGATCGCGGTGGTCACCATCGTGCTCATCGTCGCCGCCCTG GTGGCATTCGTGGTGTACAGACACTACCTGCACCGCAACGTCACCAGCATGAACTTCGACAACCCAGTGTACCGAAAGACTACCGAAGACTCGTTCTCATTGGAGAAGAATCAATACCACCCGAACAGCAGAATATACCCGTCGACGGTGGGCGAAGAG GCTGAGGAGCCGCTGACAAACCCCGGAACAAATGAGTTTGTGTAA
- the LOC135939632 gene encoding low-density lipoprotein receptor-like isoform X4 — MRYAFLFLAIIAGFSAAENVTTPTAAPSLTTTSRVVSTTTLASTTTTSTTTSTSTTAAPTTPKVVTVQQNDNKTCSSTEFRCKNGRCIPDHWQCDSENDCQDNSDEDTEICRTGKCARGQFECSPGICISQVWHCDGQMDCIDGADERECNETCRSDEFTCGNGKCIQKRWMCDRDDDCGDGSDEHNCPNTKCSEDTEFACGVNHCITLRWRCDGDPDCPDGLDEQNCTGFPTTKPYHSHCNAREFECMDRMSCIHHAWLCDGDRDCPDGSDEEAPNCVIGTCRPDQFRCNSGHCIPGHLHCSGTPECTDNSDELNCTSPAPKCDPHTEFDCGLATGAASGICIPLSKVCDKKPDCPNWEDEPGEKCGRNECLDNNGGCSQKCVDTPAGFYCDCLPGFQLVDNRTCEDINECNTPGTCSQTCINEKGSFKCQCLDEYQKEPRDHTRCKATEGHASLLFARRHDIRKISLDHHEMTAIVNETKSATALDFVFRTGMIFWSDVSEQKIYKAPIDEGKDKVVVVRNEITTSDGLAVDWIYNHIYWTDTGKNTIELANFDGSMRKTLIKDDLEEPRAIALNPVDGWMYWTDWGTEPKIERAGMDGSHRQTIVNYEVKWPNGLTLDLVKKQVYWVDAKLNTISSCDYDGKNRRVILYSPDVLQHPFSITTFEDWVYWSDWDKQALFKANKFNGKDVTPVTATHMVQFPMVVHVYHPYRQPDGPNHCQAVNGHCSHLCLPAPIINANSPKISCACPDGLTLIEDRLMCVEMSIPKHNGSSSDKAASGQSDELADSGMVAGIVIAVVTIVLIVAALVAFVVYRHYLHRNVTSMNFDNPVYRKTTEDSFSLEKNQYHPNSRIYPSTVGEEAEEPLTNPGTNEFV; from the exons ATGCGATACGCATTCCTCTTCCTGGCGATCATCGCCGGATTTTCGGCCGCCGAAAACGTGACCACCCCAACTGCCGCCCCCTCGTTGACTACCACTAGTCGAGTGGTGTCAACCACAACCCTCGCAAGCACCACCACGACTAGCACGACTACGAGCACTAGCACCACAGCCGCTCCGACGACCCCTAAAGTCGTCACCGTCCAGCAGAACG ACAACAAGACCTGCTCCAGCACCGAATTCCGATGCAAAAATGGACGCTGCATCCCTGATCACTGGCAGTGTGACAGTGAAAACGACTGTCAGGACAACAGCGACGAAGATACGGAAATATGCC GCACAGGAAAGTGTGCTCGCGGCCAATTTGAGTGCTCCCCTGGGATTTGTATCTCCCAAGTATGGCACTGCGACGGCCAAATGGATTGCATTGATGGCGCCGATGAGCGCGAATGTA ATGAAACATGCCGCTCTGATGAGTTCACGTGTGGCAACGGCAAGTGCATCCAGAAGCGGTGGATGTGTGACCGTGACGACGACTGCGGCGACGGATCCGACGAGCACAATTGTCCCAACACCAAGTGCTCTGAAGACACCGAGTTTGCCTGCGGCGTCAACCACTGCATCACCCTCAGGTGGCGATGCGACGGCGACCCCGACTGTCCTGACGGACTGGACGAACAG AACTGCACTGGCTTCCCGACAACCAAGCCGTACCACTCGCACTGCAACGCACGTGAATTCGAGTGCATGGACCGAATGAGCTGCATCCACCACGCGTGGCTGTGCGACGGAGACCGCGACTGTCCCGATGGCTCCGACGAAGAGGCACCTAATTGCGTCATTGGCACCTGCAGGCCAGATCAGTTCCGCTGCAACTCCGGCCACTGCATTCCGGGACACTTGCACTGCAGCGGAACCCCCGAGTGCACCGACAACAGTGACGAACTTAATTGCA CCTCTCCAGCGCCTAAGTGCGACCCACACACCGAGTTTGACTGCGGTTTGGCGACCGGTGCCGCGTCTGGCATCTGCATTCCCCTAAGCAAAGTCTGCGACAAAAAGCCCGACTGCCCGAACTGGGAGGACGAACCTGGTGAAAAGTGCGGCCGCAACGAGTGTCTCGACAACAATGGCGGCTGCTCGCAAAAGTGTGTGGACACCCCCGCCGGCTTTTACTGTGACTGTCTGCCCGGCTTCCAGCTCGTAGACAACAGAACGTGTGAAG ATATCAACGAGTGCAACACACCTGGCACCTGCTCGCAAACGTGCATCAATGAAAAGGGTTCATTCAAGTGCCAATGTCTGGACGAGTACCAGAAGGAGCCGCGCGACCACACCAGGTGCAAGGCCACCGAAGGCCACGCTTCTCTGCTCTTCGCCCGCAGACACGACATCAGGAAAATCTCGCTGGACCACCATGAAATGACGGCCATCGTGAACGAGACCAAGAGTGCCACTGCCTTGGACTTTGTTTTCCGCACTGGCATGATCTTCTGGAGCGACGTCAGCGAGCAAAAGATTTACAA GGCGCCAATCGACGAGGGCAAGGACAAAGTGGTCGTGGTGCGGAACGAAATCACCACCTCAGACGGCCTGGCTGTCGACTGGATCTACAACCACATTTACTGGACCGACACTGGCAAGAACACCATCGAGTTGGCCAACTTTGACGGCAGCATGCGCAAGACGCTGATCAAGGACGATTTGGAGGAGCCAAGAGCGATCGCCCTCAACCCTGTCGACGGTTGGATGTACTGGACCGACTGGGGCACCGAGCCCAAGATCGAGAGGGCCGGCATGGACGGCTCGCACCGCCAGACCATTGTCAACTATGAGGTCAAATGGCCCAACGGGCTGACTCTCGACTTGGTCAAGAAGCAAGTTTACTGGGTCGACGCAAAGTTGAACACCATTTCATCATGCGATTACGATGGCAAGAACAGGCGGGTCATCCTCTACTCGCCAGATGTCCTGCAACACCCCTTCTCGATCACCACCTTCGAAGACTGGGTCTACTGGTCCGACTGGGACAAACAAGCTCTCTTCAAGGCCAACAAATTCAACGGCAAAGATGTGACTCCTGTCACTGCTACTCACATG GTTCAGTTTCCTATGGTGGTGCACGTGTACCACCCTTACCGGCAGCCCGATGGCCCCAACCACTGCCAGGCAGTGAACGGGCACTGCTCGCAtctctgcctgcctgctcctATTATCAACGCTAACTCACCAAAGATCTCATGTGCCTGTCCTGATGGCCTCACCCTCATCGAGGACAGACTGATGTGTGTCGAAATGA GTATACCAAAGCACAACGGCTCCAGCTCAGACAAGGCCGCTTCAGGACAGAGCGACGAGTTGGCTGACTCCGGAATGGTTGCCGGAATCGTGATCGCGGTGGTCACCATCGTGCTCATCGTCGCCGCCCTG GTGGCATTCGTGGTGTACAGACACTACCTGCACCGCAACGTCACCAGCATGAACTTCGACAACCCAGTGTACCGAAAGACTACCGAAGACTCGTTCTCATTGGAGAAGAATCAATACCACCCGAACAGCAGAATATACCCGTCGACGGTGGGCGAAGAG GCTGAGGAGCCGCTGACAAACCCCGGAACAAATGAGTTTGTGTAA
- the LOC135939632 gene encoding low-density lipoprotein receptor-like isoform X2, whose product MRYAFLFLAIIAGFSAAENVTTPTAAPSLTTTSRVVSTTTLASTTTTSTTTSTSTTAAPTTPKVVTVQQNDNKTCSSTEFRCKNGRCIPDHWQCDSENDCQDNSDEDTEICRTGKCARGQFECSPGICISQVWHCDGQMDCIDGADERECNETCRSDEFTCGNGKCIQKRWMCDRDDDCGDGSDEHNCPNTKCSEDTEFACGVNHCITLRWRCDGDPDCPDGLDEQNCTGFPTTKPYHSHCNAREFECMDRMSCIHHAWLCDGDRDCPDGSDEEAPNCVIGTCRPDQFRCNSGHCIPGHLHCSGTPECTDNSDELNCTSPAPKCDPHTEFDCGLATGAASGICIPLSKVCDKKPDCPNWEDEPGEKCGRNECLDNNGGCSQKCVDTPAGFYCDCLPGFQLVDNRTCEDINECNTPGTCSQTCINEKGSFKCQCLDEYQKEPRDHTRCKATEGHASLLFARRHDIRKISLDHHEMTAIVNETKSATALDFVFRTGMIFWSDVSEQKIYKAPIDEGKDKVVVVRNEITTSDGLAVDWIYNHIYWTDTGKNTIELANFDGSMRKTLIKDDLEEPRAIALNPVDGWMYWTDWGTEPKIERAGMDGSHRQTIVNYEVKWPNGLTLDLVKKQVYWVDAKLNTISSCDYDGKNRRVILYSPDVLQHPFSITTFEDWVYWSDWDKQALFKANKFNGKDVTPVTATHMVQFPMVVHVYHPYRQPDGPNHCQAVNGHCSHLCLPAPIINANSPKISCACPDGLTLIEDRLMCVEMTNSTDSPATSGSTSGSSTDSLNPSIPKHNGSSSDKAASGQSDELADSGMVAGIVIAVVTIVLIVAALVAFVVYRHYLHRNVTSMNFDNPVYRKTTEDSFSLEKNQYHPNSRIYPSTVGEEAEEPLTNPGTNEFV is encoded by the exons ATGCGATACGCATTCCTCTTCCTGGCGATCATCGCCGGATTTTCGGCCGCCGAAAACGTGACCACCCCAACTGCCGCCCCCTCGTTGACTACCACTAGTCGAGTGGTGTCAACCACAACCCTCGCAAGCACCACCACGACTAGCACGACTACGAGCACTAGCACCACAGCCGCTCCGACGACCCCTAAAGTCGTCACCGTCCAGCAGAACG ACAACAAGACCTGCTCCAGCACCGAATTCCGATGCAAAAATGGACGCTGCATCCCTGATCACTGGCAGTGTGACAGTGAAAACGACTGTCAGGACAACAGCGACGAAGATACGGAAATATGCC GCACAGGAAAGTGTGCTCGCGGCCAATTTGAGTGCTCCCCTGGGATTTGTATCTCCCAAGTATGGCACTGCGACGGCCAAATGGATTGCATTGATGGCGCCGATGAGCGCGAATGTA ATGAAACATGCCGCTCTGATGAGTTCACGTGTGGCAACGGCAAGTGCATCCAGAAGCGGTGGATGTGTGACCGTGACGACGACTGCGGCGACGGATCCGACGAGCACAATTGTCCCAACACCAAGTGCTCTGAAGACACCGAGTTTGCCTGCGGCGTCAACCACTGCATCACCCTCAGGTGGCGATGCGACGGCGACCCCGACTGTCCTGACGGACTGGACGAACAG AACTGCACTGGCTTCCCGACAACCAAGCCGTACCACTCGCACTGCAACGCACGTGAATTCGAGTGCATGGACCGAATGAGCTGCATCCACCACGCGTGGCTGTGCGACGGAGACCGCGACTGTCCCGATGGCTCCGACGAAGAGGCACCTAATTGCGTCATTGGCACCTGCAGGCCAGATCAGTTCCGCTGCAACTCCGGCCACTGCATTCCGGGACACTTGCACTGCAGCGGAACCCCCGAGTGCACCGACAACAGTGACGAACTTAATTGCA CCTCTCCAGCGCCTAAGTGCGACCCACACACCGAGTTTGACTGCGGTTTGGCGACCGGTGCCGCGTCTGGCATCTGCATTCCCCTAAGCAAAGTCTGCGACAAAAAGCCCGACTGCCCGAACTGGGAGGACGAACCTGGTGAAAAGTGCGGCCGCAACGAGTGTCTCGACAACAATGGCGGCTGCTCGCAAAAGTGTGTGGACACCCCCGCCGGCTTTTACTGTGACTGTCTGCCCGGCTTCCAGCTCGTAGACAACAGAACGTGTGAAG ATATCAACGAGTGCAACACACCTGGCACCTGCTCGCAAACGTGCATCAATGAAAAGGGTTCATTCAAGTGCCAATGTCTGGACGAGTACCAGAAGGAGCCGCGCGACCACACCAGGTGCAAGGCCACCGAAGGCCACGCTTCTCTGCTCTTCGCCCGCAGACACGACATCAGGAAAATCTCGCTGGACCACCATGAAATGACGGCCATCGTGAACGAGACCAAGAGTGCCACTGCCTTGGACTTTGTTTTCCGCACTGGCATGATCTTCTGGAGCGACGTCAGCGAGCAAAAGATTTACAA GGCGCCAATCGACGAGGGCAAGGACAAAGTGGTCGTGGTGCGGAACGAAATCACCACCTCAGACGGCCTGGCTGTCGACTGGATCTACAACCACATTTACTGGACCGACACTGGCAAGAACACCATCGAGTTGGCCAACTTTGACGGCAGCATGCGCAAGACGCTGATCAAGGACGATTTGGAGGAGCCAAGAGCGATCGCCCTCAACCCTGTCGACGGTTGGATGTACTGGACCGACTGGGGCACCGAGCCCAAGATCGAGAGGGCCGGCATGGACGGCTCGCACCGCCAGACCATTGTCAACTATGAGGTCAAATGGCCCAACGGGCTGACTCTCGACTTGGTCAAGAAGCAAGTTTACTGGGTCGACGCAAAGTTGAACACCATTTCATCATGCGATTACGATGGCAAGAACAGGCGGGTCATCCTCTACTCGCCAGATGTCCTGCAACACCCCTTCTCGATCACCACCTTCGAAGACTGGGTCTACTGGTCCGACTGGGACAAACAAGCTCTCTTCAAGGCCAACAAATTCAACGGCAAAGATGTGACTCCTGTCACTGCTACTCACATG GTTCAGTTTCCTATGGTGGTGCACGTGTACCACCCTTACCGGCAGCCCGATGGCCCCAACCACTGCCAGGCAGTGAACGGGCACTGCTCGCAtctctgcctgcctgctcctATTATCAACGCTAACTCACCAAAGATCTCATGTGCCTGTCCTGATGGCCTCACCCTCATCGAGGACAGACTGATGTGTGTCGAAATGA CAAACAGCACTGATTCTCCTGCCACGTCTGGATCAACTTCAGGCAGCTCAACTGATTCCTTGAACCCCA GTATACCAAAGCACAACGGCTCCAGCTCAGACAAGGCCGCTTCAGGACAGAGCGACGAGTTGGCTGACTCCGGAATGGTTGCCGGAATCGTGATCGCGGTGGTCACCATCGTGCTCATCGTCGCCGCCCTG GTGGCATTCGTGGTGTACAGACACTACCTGCACCGCAACGTCACCAGCATGAACTTCGACAACCCAGTGTACCGAAAGACTACCGAAGACTCGTTCTCATTGGAGAAGAATCAATACCACCCGAACAGCAGAATATACCCGTCGACGGTGGGCGAAGAG GCTGAGGAGCCGCTGACAAACCCCGGAACAAATGAGTTTGTGTAA